Proteins encoded within one genomic window of Methanothrix harundinacea 6Ac:
- a CDS encoding ABC transporter permease: protein MKVGSMFATYRKALSFVKRSYILQMSYKFEFFLRLFFMFFNILTYYFVAKLIGTAGMKYLEPYGGDYFSFVLIGIAFSGYLMVSLRGFSESVRDEQMMGTLEAMLVTPTDASAIITLSTLWSFIFASFRVLLYLVIGVLLGVSLAGANVLAALIILGLTIVCFSSIGILSASFIMIFKRGDPINMLFMSTSELFGGVFFPISVLPSWLQTVSHLLPMTYSLNGMRHALLQGYTLRELAPEIGALVLFSAILVPASLLAFRYAVRKAKMEGTLVHY from the coding sequence ATGAAGGTGGGTAGTATGTTCGCGACCTATCGGAAGGCCCTCTCCTTCGTAAAGAGGAGCTACATCCTCCAGATGAGCTACAAGTTCGAGTTCTTCCTCCGGCTCTTCTTCATGTTCTTCAACATCCTCACCTACTACTTCGTCGCCAAGCTGATCGGGACCGCCGGGATGAAGTACCTCGAGCCCTACGGCGGCGACTACTTCTCCTTCGTCCTAATCGGGATCGCCTTCTCCGGGTACCTGATGGTATCGCTGCGGGGCTTCTCCGAGAGCGTCCGGGACGAGCAGATGATGGGGACCCTGGAGGCTATGCTCGTCACCCCCACCGACGCCTCGGCGATCATCACCCTCTCGACCCTCTGGAGCTTCATCTTCGCCTCCTTCCGGGTCCTCCTCTACCTCGTCATCGGGGTCCTCCTGGGGGTCAGCCTCGCCGGCGCCAACGTCCTTGCGGCGCTGATCATCCTCGGCCTCACCATCGTGTGCTTCTCCAGCATCGGGATCCTCTCGGCGAGCTTCATCATGATCTTCAAGAGGGGCGACCCCATCAACATGCTCTTCATGAGCACGTCGGAGCTATTCGGGGGGGTCTTCTTCCCCATCTCGGTCCTCCCCAGCTGGCTCCAGACCGTCTCCCACCTCCTCCCGATGACCTACTCCCTCAACGGGATGAGGCACGCCCTCCTCCAGGGGTACACCTTGCGGGAGCTCGCGCCGGAGATAGGAGCCCTCGTCCTCTTCTCCGCGATCCTGGTGCCGGCGAGCCTCCTCGCCTTCCGGTACGCGGTCCGGAAGGCGAAGATGGAGGGGACGCTGGTGCATTACTGA
- a CDS encoding HEAT repeat domain-containing protein, which produces MVDQAEIHRKSISDKVEDREEAVDRLSTNFAILPNKESAWQDLIRLTGDEDSFVRSGAADALGAAFSAVPDKDSAWQDLIRLTGDEDSYVRSEAANALGAAFSAISDKGSAWQDLHRLTGDEDSYVRSEAADALGAAFSAIPDKEAAWQDLHRLSGDEDSYVRVSANHSLGRASIFRATEAEGEEEFRKELENALQYFERSAAEAKYSNPAKFCLPFYRSFYSLTCKSEISEGEVEKYLKEAKDASEGSRSKEDLLEAVENLSNALKEAQRLREKNLYEIQRDLRVYSQYCVRFAELLEDTEEKAPRTVKLLRIGGKRVEKQIKEKIDEIQEIAKELCKMTVGTEVEPLGREVNQQAKEISPESYLRSEKSILRIAEILEDMCDFLPPKKREHACELAEEIYKCCTLEDRIIKLEAAINYIQPKIDIERYGKQFEYIKSELDEIKLEMKELQQKILDRLDVNEKAIIATILDHSEKKEMEEILDLVKQILAKIQHQKLRGPVTPDDVEHLSKVVDDARLRAADKLKVTLPLIPYLLQYEHEITLEKGLNLSTAWGRLVGRAKGKK; this is translated from the coding sequence TTGGTCGACCAGGCGGAGATTCATCGAAAATCCATAAGCGATAAAGTTGAAGACCGCGAAGAGGCGGTTGATCGACTGAGCACCAATTTTGCCATTCTTCCCAATAAAGAGTCCGCCTGGCAAGATCTGATTCGCTTGACCGGCGACGAGGACAGCTTTGTGCGAAGCGGGGCTGCCGACGCTCTTGGCGCCGCGTTCTCCGCCGTTCCCGACAAAGATTCCGCTTGGCAAGATCTGATTCGCTTGACCGGCGACGAGGACAGCTATGTGCGAAGCGAGGCTGCAAACGCTCTTGGCGCCGCGTTCTCCGCCATTTCCGACAAAGGGTCCGCCTGGCAAGATCTTCATCGATTGACCGGCGACGAGGATAGCTATGTGCGAAGCGAGGCTGCCGACGCTCTTGGCGCCGCGTTTTCCGCCATTCCCGACAAAGAGGCCGCTTGGCAAGATCTTCATCGTTTATCCGGCGACGAGGACAGCTATGTGCGAGTGTCCGCAAACCATTCTCTGGGCAGGGCCTCGATATTCAGGGCGACAGAGGCCGAGGGCGAAGAAGAGTTCAGAAAAGAGCTGGAAAACGCACTGCAATATTTCGAGAGATCCGCAGCAGAAGCTAAGTATTCTAACCCTGCTAAGTTCTGCCTTCCTTTTTACAGATCGTTCTATTCCTTGACCTGCAAGAGTGAAATCTCTGAAGGAGAAGTAGAAAAGTATCTGAAAGAGGCGAAAGACGCATCTGAAGGATCTAGGAGCAAAGAAGACCTTCTAGAGGCGGTGGAGAATCTGTCAAATGCTCTAAAAGAAGCTCAAAGATTACGAGAGAAGAATTTGTATGAGATACAACGTGATTTAAGAGTTTATAGCCAATATTGTGTTCGTTTTGCGGAGCTGCTGGAGGATACGGAAGAAAAAGCTCCTAGAACAGTGAAGCTGCTCAGAATAGGCGGAAAACGAGTTGAAAAACAGATAAAAGAGAAGATTGATGAGATTCAGGAGATCGCAAAAGAGCTGTGTAAGATGACAGTCGGCACAGAAGTCGAACCTTTGGGTCGAGAGGTAAACCAACAGGCGAAGGAAATATCACCCGAGAGTTATCTAAGATCTGAAAAGAGCATCCTCAGAATTGCTGAGATTCTGGAAGATATGTGCGACTTTCTTCCACCCAAAAAAAGAGAACATGCTTGCGAGCTTGCCGAAGAGATATACAAATGTTGCACCCTTGAAGATCGAATAATCAAGCTCGAAGCTGCTATAAACTATATCCAACCCAAGATTGACATCGAGAGATACGGCAAGCAGTTCGAGTACATAAAATCAGAATTGGATGAGATTAAGCTCGAAATGAAAGAGCTCCAACAAAAGATCCTCGATCGTCTGGACGTAAATGAAAAAGCGATCATCGCCACAATTCTCGATCATAGCGAAAAGAAGGAAATGGAAGAGATATTAGATCTGGTGAAGCAAATATTAGCGAAAATTCAGCATCAAAAGCTCAGAGGTCCTGTAACTCCCGACGATGTTGAGCACTTATCGAAAGTGGTCGATGACGCAAGGCTCAGGGCGGCTGACAAGCTGAAAGTCACCTTACCCCTCATACCTTATCTTCTCCAATACGAACATGAAATCACGCTTGAAAAAGGCTTGAACCTGAGCACCGCCTGGGGGCGGTTGGTGGGCCGGGCGAAAGGCAAAAAATAA
- a CDS encoding nucleotidyltransferase domain-containing protein, with translation MDRKAVLKLLEELKAEMKESLGDKLVGLLLFGSYSRGDYSASSDVDLVILAEGVLSRAERDLIDDLIAERSLRHDVVISAIVYPSKTFQEYSTPFLLSVKEDGIAI, from the coding sequence ATGGACCGCAAGGCAGTCCTGAAGCTCCTTGAAGAGCTGAAGGCCGAGATGAAAGAGTCGCTGGGAGATAAGCTGGTCGGGCTCCTCCTCTTCGGCTCCTATTCGAGAGGGGATTATTCGGCGTCCTCAGACGTGGACCTCGTGATCCTCGCCGAGGGGGTGCTGAGCCGGGCGGAGAGGGATCTGATAGACGATCTGATCGCGGAACGCTCCCTGAGGCACGACGTGGTGATCTCGGCCATCGTCTATCCCTCGAAGACCTTTCAGGAGTACAGCACCCCGTTCCTCTTGAGCGTGAAGGAGGATGGGATAGCGATATGA